The following proteins are encoded in a genomic region of Phycisphaera sp.:
- a CDS encoding HAMP domain-containing histidine kinase: MIKLAMAILNRIRRMALADKALVLFGAALVLIIVIALTVAWLRMSALVSSGELQLSRQMVETWRSAGEDMPPPAQPTERLGIAATWFDADSARNNASEDPFLRRALARFERDGTPRVELQDHTWHYRWQILTRTERTERYARAIRGPSIPSGEPDEPAAPGPLLGMIVLERPAEGAAWLMAVNAIYLLNAGAAVLAVAVGLFYILLHRIILKPVDVLRQGVDKVREGDLAHRVKVETHDEFEELASAFNNMLGTLQTNEQRLRAARGALESRVSELAEANKVLFEANRLKSDFLANVSHELRTPLNSINGFAELLLEIAQSSDQGVEETPEKRAKRMRYLQYIHTAGRDLLEMINGLLEMAKLEAGRFELHVQAVSVPTLCETLSGLVDPLAQRRGIEIVQYVEADLPVVETDPKKLQQVVFNFLSNAVKFTGAPGSTGPMRVELRAERLTNASGTDRVRISVIDNGPGIPPDDQERVFEKFTQVDASRTREHAGTGLGLAIAKELAGLLQCEIQLVSDIGRGSMFSVIVPLRLDLEVVQERRVEAQFRDRLAGRRDWSEPDIKPDAMSDSPD, from the coding sequence ATGATCAAGCTGGCCATGGCCATCCTCAACCGCATCCGCCGCATGGCCCTGGCCGATAAGGCTCTGGTGCTCTTCGGGGCGGCCCTGGTGCTCATCATCGTGATCGCCCTGACCGTGGCCTGGCTCCGCATGAGCGCCCTGGTCAGCAGCGGCGAACTCCAGCTCAGCCGCCAGATGGTCGAGACCTGGCGCTCGGCCGGAGAGGACATGCCACCCCCCGCCCAGCCCACCGAGCGCCTCGGAATAGCCGCCACGTGGTTTGACGCCGATTCCGCCCGCAACAACGCCAGCGAGGATCCGTTCCTCCGCCGCGCCCTTGCCCGCTTCGAGCGAGACGGCACCCCACGCGTCGAACTCCAGGACCACACCTGGCACTATCGCTGGCAGATCCTGACGCGTACGGAGCGCACCGAGCGGTACGCCCGGGCGATCCGGGGGCCTTCGATCCCCTCGGGCGAACCCGACGAGCCCGCCGCGCCCGGGCCCTTGCTCGGCATGATCGTGCTCGAGCGTCCGGCCGAGGGTGCCGCCTGGCTCATGGCCGTCAATGCGATCTACCTCCTCAATGCCGGCGCCGCCGTGCTCGCGGTGGCGGTCGGGCTGTTCTACATCCTGCTGCACCGCATTATCCTCAAGCCGGTCGACGTCCTGCGACAGGGCGTCGATAAGGTCCGCGAGGGCGACCTGGCCCACCGCGTGAAGGTCGAGACCCACGACGAATTCGAGGAACTCGCCAGCGCGTTCAACAACATGCTGGGCACCCTGCAAACCAACGAGCAACGCCTCCGCGCCGCTCGCGGTGCTCTCGAAAGCCGTGTCAGCGAGCTGGCCGAGGCCAACAAGGTCCTGTTCGAGGCCAACCGGCTCAAGAGCGACTTTCTGGCCAATGTCAGCCACGAGCTGCGCACGCCGCTCAATTCCATCAACGGCTTCGCCGAACTCCTCCTCGAGATCGCCCAGTCCAGCGACCAGGGCGTCGAAGAAACACCCGAGAAACGCGCTAAGCGCATGCGCTACCTCCAGTACATCCACACCGCCGGGCGGGATCTGCTCGAGATGATCAACGGCCTCCTCGAGATGGCCAAGCTCGAGGCCGGCCGCTTCGAGCTCCACGTTCAGGCCGTCAGCGTGCCCACGCTCTGCGAGACCCTCAGCGGCCTGGTTGATCCCCTCGCCCAACGCCGCGGCATCGAGATCGTCCAGTACGTCGAGGCCGACCTGCCCGTGGTCGAGACCGACCCGAAGAAGCTCCAGCAGGTCGTGTTCAATTTCCTTTCCAACGCCGTCAAATTCACCGGAGCGCCCGGCTCGACCGGCCCAATGCGCGTCGAGTTGCGGGCCGAGCGTCTCACCAACGCCAGCGGCACCGACCGTGTCCGCATCAGCGTGATCGACAACGGCCCGGGCATCCCGCCCGACGACCAGGAACGCGTCTTCGAGAAGTTCACCCAGGTCGACGCCAGCCGGACACGCGAGCATGCGGGCACGGGGCTGGGCCTGGCCATCGCCAAGGAACTCGCGGGCCTGCTCCAGTGCGAGATCCAGCTCGTGTCCGACATCGGGCGGGGCTCGATGTTCAGTGTCATCGTGCCGCTGCGTCTCGACCTCGAGGTCGTCCAGGAACGCCGCGTCGAGGCGCAATTCCGAGATCGCCTGGCGGGCCGCCGGGACTGGTCCGAGCCGGATATCAAGCCGGACGCGATGAGCGACTCTCCCGACTAG